In Novipirellula caenicola, a single window of DNA contains:
- a CDS encoding putative quinol monooxygenase — MFVVAVQFTIKPEFVSAFRERVLKQASDSLANEKACQQFEVSIDPEADNQFFLYEIYDNAAAFDQHRAADYFHDFSASVGPWVESKSLKTWHQIS; from the coding sequence ATGTTTGTTGTTGCTGTCCAATTTACGATCAAGCCTGAATTTGTATCCGCGTTCCGCGAACGGGTGTTAAAACAAGCGAGCGATTCACTTGCCAATGAAAAGGCTTGCCAACAATTTGAGGTCAGTATCGACCCCGAAGCGGACAACCAATTCTTCTTGTACGAAATCTATGACAATGCCGCGGCGTTTGACCAGCATCGTGCGGCCGACTATTTCCATGATTTTTCGGCTAGCGTTGGACCATGGGTCGAAAGCAAGTCGTTGAAAACATGGCACCAGATCTCGTAG
- a CDS encoding isocitrate/isopropylmalate dehydrogenase family protein — MTSYRIALLPGDGIGPETMAATQIVLDRIVAEFPDIQLDCQSHRAGAELYRETGETLPKNVLDACLDADAVLLSAIGLPDVRQPDGTEVQPTMMVGLRRALNLHSAVRPVKLYPGAPCPLKHTGAGIDFVIIRENLEGLFASFGGGSMVGDEVATDTLVVTRTGTSKVVDYAFQLASRRNGRPRDGKRKVTCVDKANVFRSMAFFRKIFHDVAAKYPEIDHDAVYVDAMSLYMVQNPSDFDVVVMENQFGDILSDLGAGIVGGLGLGPSAEVGDQHALFQPSHGTAPQLAGKNVANPLATILSAGMMLDWLGQTRNDANCIAAAVAVENAVAEVLSHGQVRTPDIGGTSSTTDVAIAVADAIVASVRSDA; from the coding sequence ATGACTTCCTATCGGATCGCACTTTTGCCGGGCGATGGTATTGGCCCGGAAACCATGGCAGCGACTCAGATCGTGCTCGATCGCATTGTCGCGGAATTCCCCGACATTCAACTCGATTGCCAATCGCATCGTGCGGGCGCGGAACTTTACCGCGAGACAGGCGAAACGTTACCGAAAAACGTGTTGGATGCGTGCTTGGACGCCGACGCGGTGCTGTTGTCAGCGATTGGACTGCCCGATGTGCGTCAACCCGATGGGACGGAGGTTCAACCGACAATGATGGTGGGACTGCGTCGCGCGCTGAACCTGCACTCGGCGGTCCGACCGGTAAAATTGTATCCCGGTGCGCCGTGTCCACTGAAACACACCGGTGCCGGAATTGATTTTGTGATCATCCGCGAAAACCTCGAAGGCTTGTTCGCCTCATTTGGCGGCGGCAGTATGGTCGGTGACGAAGTGGCCACCGACACGTTGGTCGTAACCCGCACGGGAACATCCAAAGTCGTCGATTACGCATTCCAATTAGCATCGCGCCGCAATGGTCGGCCGCGTGACGGCAAACGCAAAGTCACGTGTGTCGACAAGGCAAACGTGTTTCGCAGCATGGCGTTCTTTCGCAAAATCTTTCATGATGTTGCAGCAAAATATCCCGAGATCGATCATGATGCGGTGTATGTCGATGCGATGAGTTTGTACATGGTGCAAAACCCGTCTGATTTTGACGTGGTTGTGATGGAAAACCAATTTGGTGACATTTTGTCGGATTTGGGCGCCGGAATCGTCGGCGGTCTTGGGCTGGGGCCATCGGCCGAAGTGGGTGACCAACACGCGTTGTTCCAACCCTCCCACGGCACCGCCCCCCAGCTCGCTGGCAAGAATGTCGCCAACCCGCTCGCCACCATTTTGTCGGCCGGCATGATGTTGGATTGGCTCGGTCAAACTCGCAACGATGCCAACTGCATCGCCGCAGCAGTCGCTGTGGAGAATGCAGTCGCCGAAGTGTTATCGCACGGCCAAGTGCGAACGCCTGATATTGGCGGCACGTCGTCCACGACCGACGTGGCAATCGCCGTCGCCGATGCGATCGTTGCTTCGGTTCGCAGCGACGCTTAA
- a CDS encoding DUF5060 domain-containing protein produces MSRCFHVQLARCMTVLLIACTPSFSSAADPVFKEVDGLVAVEAEHYVEQTLTEKRAWHLTSSETTPDITPDGDPPHVVGASGDAYLEILPDTRRTHADKLIRGTNFAPEAGKMAVLKYKVNFSTPGKYYVWVRAYSTGSEDNGLHVGIDGQWPETGQRLQWCEGKNGWRWESKQRTEKQHCGEPYKIFLDVPSAGEHTIAFSMREDGFEFDKWLMTTDREFTRPDDAGPTSELHSGSIPTTPPAAKPSPKSDAVAQSDANNGLFLPAKSFDIQNETFYVDRGKWLAIDPDQRKHATADTTFQFPTGTYNITLHAIGENDGKSTYRVEVDRERVGEFTTVLSNQTAEDAVKYRKTWKNVAITDGAIITIKATTGSEDGKEYSRARWAGITFTPADAATRKQAKPHLAKQATQTDEQTVAAKPSPTQPVSDLPLILPRGDNGDASVTVSGEQKQWHKITLDLQGPFAHEQDNSPNPFTDYAMSVSFKHSDGTTYTVPGYFAADGSAGETSAEAGTTWRAHFAPDRTGQWSYTVSFRQGPLAALDTQPAGDAVAPYDGKSGQFQVAKSDKQGRDLRGLGRLDYVGKHYLQFASSKQYFLKAGADAPETLLGYADFDNTVAGKPSKVPLKTWTPHIKDWKSGDPTWQDGKGKGLIGAINYLSGKGCNAFSFLTYNAGGDGDNVWPFIQRNDKLHYDCSKLDQWGIVFDHATAKGMYLHFKMQETENDDKVPTSLDGGDLGVQRKLYCRELIARFAHNLALNWNLGEENTQSTAQLNAMLAYIDAFDAYDHNRVLHTFPGQQDSQYEPLLGDKSALTGVSLQNSGIQDTHWQTVKWVEKSKAAGKPWVVAFDESGTAAHGQCPDLGYRGFDGHDSKGKMTYTQHEVRKQTLWGTLMGGGAGVEYYFGYAYAENDLVCEDWRSRDQSWDYCRIAINFFHENEIPFWEMSPQDALVGNEKHKNTQFCLAKPGESYVVYLCDGGSADLDLSNAKGEFSVQWFNPRSGGSLQSGSVKKVSGGSSVNLGEAPSDEDQDWAIIVRKQK; encoded by the coding sequence ATGAGTCGCTGTTTCCATGTGCAACTTGCCCGTTGCATGACTGTCTTGCTAATCGCGTGTACGCCATCGTTCAGCTCCGCTGCGGACCCCGTGTTCAAAGAAGTCGACGGACTCGTTGCAGTCGAAGCGGAACACTACGTCGAGCAAACGTTGACGGAAAAGCGTGCTTGGCACCTGACTTCGTCCGAGACCACTCCGGATATCACCCCCGATGGTGATCCGCCGCATGTAGTCGGAGCCAGCGGGGATGCTTACCTCGAAATCCTGCCAGACACTCGGCGGACCCATGCTGATAAATTGATCCGCGGGACCAACTTTGCTCCCGAAGCAGGGAAGATGGCGGTGTTGAAATACAAGGTCAATTTCTCGACGCCAGGCAAATACTACGTTTGGGTACGCGCCTATTCGACCGGCAGCGAAGACAATGGGCTGCACGTCGGGATCGATGGCCAGTGGCCCGAAACGGGCCAACGTTTACAGTGGTGCGAAGGCAAAAACGGATGGCGTTGGGAAAGTAAACAACGCACTGAAAAACAACACTGTGGCGAACCCTACAAGATTTTCCTGGACGTTCCATCTGCGGGCGAGCACACGATCGCGTTCTCGATGCGTGAGGACGGGTTCGAATTTGACAAATGGCTCATGACCACCGATCGCGAGTTCACTCGGCCTGACGATGCGGGTCCGACCTCGGAACTTCACTCCGGCAGCATTCCGACAACACCGCCTGCTGCAAAGCCGTCACCAAAATCCGACGCGGTCGCTCAATCCGACGCCAACAACGGATTGTTTCTACCTGCGAAATCATTCGACATTCAAAACGAAACGTTCTATGTCGATCGTGGCAAATGGCTCGCGATTGATCCCGATCAACGCAAACACGCAACGGCCGACACGACATTCCAGTTTCCCACAGGCACCTACAACATCACGCTGCATGCGATCGGTGAAAACGATGGCAAGTCGACGTATCGCGTTGAAGTGGACCGAGAACGGGTAGGCGAATTCACCACGGTGCTGAGCAACCAAACCGCCGAAGATGCCGTCAAGTACCGTAAAACCTGGAAAAACGTCGCGATCACCGATGGTGCGATCATTACGATCAAGGCGACCACAGGTTCCGAAGATGGCAAGGAATATTCGCGTGCTCGCTGGGCTGGCATCACCTTCACTCCTGCTGACGCGGCGACTCGCAAACAAGCCAAACCGCATCTCGCCAAGCAAGCAACACAAACAGACGAACAAACCGTCGCAGCGAAACCAAGCCCCACACAACCCGTCAGCGACTTGCCGCTGATCCTGCCTCGCGGCGACAATGGCGATGCGAGTGTGACGGTTTCGGGCGAACAGAAACAGTGGCACAAGATCACGTTGGATTTGCAGGGTCCGTTTGCACACGAGCAGGACAATTCGCCGAATCCGTTTACCGATTATGCGATGTCCGTTTCGTTCAAACACAGCGACGGCACGACTTACACCGTCCCCGGCTACTTTGCCGCGGACGGTAGCGCTGGTGAAACCTCTGCCGAAGCAGGCACGACGTGGCGAGCTCATTTTGCACCGGATCGCACGGGCCAATGGAGCTACACGGTTTCGTTTCGACAAGGTCCGCTGGCCGCCCTGGACACCCAACCGGCGGGCGATGCAGTGGCTCCTTACGACGGCAAATCGGGTCAGTTTCAAGTCGCCAAAAGCGATAAGCAGGGTCGCGATTTGCGTGGCCTCGGACGTCTCGATTATGTCGGCAAACACTACCTGCAATTTGCTTCGAGCAAACAGTACTTTTTAAAGGCGGGTGCAGATGCTCCGGAAACGCTGCTCGGCTATGCCGACTTTGACAACACCGTCGCAGGCAAACCGAGCAAGGTGCCGCTAAAAACATGGACTCCGCACATCAAGGATTGGAAATCGGGTGATCCTACGTGGCAAGACGGCAAAGGCAAAGGATTGATCGGCGCAATCAACTACCTTTCCGGAAAAGGCTGCAACGCATTCTCGTTCCTGACGTACAACGCGGGTGGTGACGGCGACAACGTTTGGCCATTCATCCAACGCAACGACAAGTTGCATTACGACTGCAGCAAATTGGATCAATGGGGCATCGTGTTTGATCACGCCACTGCCAAAGGCATGTACTTGCATTTCAAGATGCAAGAAACCGAAAACGACGACAAGGTTCCCACCTCGCTCGACGGTGGCGATCTTGGTGTTCAGCGGAAACTTTATTGCCGCGAGTTGATTGCCCGGTTTGCTCACAACTTGGCGTTGAACTGGAATCTCGGTGAAGAGAACACCCAGTCCACAGCCCAGCTGAACGCGATGTTGGCATACATCGACGCGTTTGACGCCTACGACCACAACCGCGTGTTGCATACGTTCCCCGGCCAACAGGATTCCCAGTACGAACCACTGCTGGGTGACAAATCAGCACTGACCGGAGTGTCACTGCAAAACAGTGGGATCCAAGACACGCATTGGCAAACGGTAAAATGGGTCGAAAAATCGAAGGCTGCCGGGAAACCATGGGTCGTCGCGTTTGACGAATCCGGGACCGCGGCGCATGGGCAATGTCCGGACCTGGGATACCGCGGCTTCGACGGCCACGACAGCAAGGGCAAGATGACGTACACCCAACACGAAGTCCGCAAACAAACGTTGTGGGGGACGTTGATGGGTGGCGGTGCCGGTGTGGAGTATTACTTTGGATATGCCTACGCCGAGAACGACTTGGTGTGCGAAGATTGGCGAAGCCGTGACCAGAGCTGGGACTATTGCCGGATCGCGATCAACTTCTTTCACGAGAATGAGATCCCGTTCTGGGAGATGTCGCCTCAAGATGCATTGGTTGGCAACGAGAAGCACAAGAACACGCAGTTCTGTTTGGCCAAACCCGGAGAAAGCTACGTGGTCTATCTGTGCGATGGCGGCTCAGCCGATCTTGATCTCAGCAATGCAAAAGGCGAATTTTCGGTGCAGTGGTTTAATCCACGCAGCGGTGGTTCGCTGCAAAGCGGTTCGGTCAAAAAAGTCAGTGGCGGCAGCAGCGTCAATCTTGGCGAAGCCCCCAGCGACGAAGACCAAGACTGGGCCATCATCGTGCGAAAGCAAAAGTAG
- the otnK gene encoding 3-oxo-tetronate kinase, with protein MTNKTKTTAASALLGCVADDVTGATDLAINLAQGGMRVIQWLQIPTLEDLRVHEVDAIVVALKTRSIAPPEAVSQSIAAVEVLRGHGCRRFYFKYCSTFDSTERGNIGPVAEAMIDVLGVEQTIFCPAFPRAGRTVYQGHLFVGETLLSESGMQNHPLNPMQDANLVRFLSHQVTRSVGRLRYQELADANSAAGSLQKQRRDGIAHVVVDCVEDSQLQTIATAVSDMPLVTGGSGLARHLGDAYRQSGLMQNDYATSVLQLPLGRSLILSGSCSQATNRQVAKAKSFCNTWQLDVLEIARDPGGYQRQLAAWAEASDVHRPLLIYSTDDPDGVRRVQQTLGASEAAQLIESFLGKVAVELTADVGVRRLIVAGGETSGAVVHNLGIRALAIGPEICAGVPWTRSIGGPQLAIALKSGNFGDDNFFHTALEMLA; from the coding sequence ATGACGAACAAAACCAAAACGACCGCCGCGTCTGCATTGCTGGGATGTGTCGCCGACGATGTGACCGGAGCCACCGATCTTGCGATCAATTTGGCGCAAGGGGGAATGCGAGTCATCCAGTGGCTGCAGATTCCGACGCTCGAGGATCTGCGGGTCCATGAGGTCGACGCGATTGTGGTGGCACTGAAGACACGGTCCATCGCACCGCCGGAAGCGGTTTCGCAATCGATCGCGGCGGTCGAAGTACTGCGTGGCCATGGTTGCCGACGGTTCTATTTCAAATATTGCTCGACGTTTGATTCAACCGAACGCGGCAACATCGGCCCTGTGGCCGAAGCGATGATTGACGTGCTGGGCGTCGAACAAACGATTTTTTGCCCAGCATTTCCGCGTGCGGGACGGACGGTGTACCAAGGCCATCTGTTCGTTGGTGAGACGCTGCTGAGTGAATCGGGAATGCAAAATCACCCGCTTAATCCGATGCAGGATGCCAATTTAGTGAGATTCTTGTCGCATCAAGTCACGCGTTCAGTCGGACGGCTACGTTATCAAGAATTAGCCGACGCCAACTCCGCCGCTGGATCCCTGCAAAAACAACGTCGCGATGGAATCGCTCACGTGGTGGTCGACTGCGTGGAGGACTCGCAATTGCAAACGATCGCTACGGCGGTCAGCGACATGCCGCTTGTGACCGGCGGATCCGGATTGGCACGTCATCTTGGTGATGCGTATCGACAATCCGGTTTGATGCAAAACGATTACGCCACAAGCGTTCTACAATTACCGCTGGGACGCAGTCTGATTCTGTCGGGCAGTTGTTCCCAAGCCACCAACCGGCAAGTCGCCAAGGCGAAATCGTTCTGCAACACGTGGCAGCTTGATGTGCTGGAGATTGCTCGCGACCCCGGCGGGTACCAACGCCAACTCGCGGCGTGGGCCGAAGCGAGTGACGTTCATCGTCCGCTGCTAATCTATTCAACCGACGATCCCGACGGAGTCCGCCGCGTCCAGCAGACGCTTGGGGCTAGCGAAGCGGCTCAGCTCATCGAATCGTTTTTAGGCAAAGTCGCGGTCGAATTGACCGCTGATGTCGGCGTACGCCGGTTGATCGTCGCAGGCGGAGAAACGTCGGGCGCGGTGGTTCACAACTTGGGCATTCGAGCGTTAGCGATCGGCCCCGAGATTTGTGCCGGCGTCCCCTGGACCCGGTCGATTGGCGGCCCGCAGCTTGCGATTGCACTGAAATCAGGGAATTTTGGTGATGATAACTTCTTTCATACAGCGTTGGAGATGTTGGCATGA
- the otnC gene encoding 3-oxo-tetronate 4-phosphate decarboxylase — translation MSERDLRERIAMHGQSLFDRGFTCGSSGNISVRLPDGILVTPTNVCLGRLDPDRISKVKWDGTLVAGDKPSKEAVLHLSMYRSREKDDAIVHLHSTYSVAVSCLPDIDSANVLPALTAYYVMRVGTLPMLPYFPPGDQKLAAEVERAALDARAVLLANHGPIVAATDLDKAVYATEELEETAKLYLLLRDRSPRCLTDEQCRDLHERFPS, via the coding sequence ATGAGTGAACGAGACCTTCGCGAGCGAATCGCCATGCACGGTCAATCGCTGTTTGATCGCGGCTTCACATGCGGCAGCAGCGGAAATATTAGCGTCCGTTTGCCTGACGGCATTTTAGTGACGCCCACCAATGTCTGTTTAGGCCGACTCGATCCTGACCGTATTTCGAAAGTGAAATGGGATGGGACGCTGGTCGCAGGCGACAAACCGTCCAAGGAAGCGGTGCTGCATTTGTCGATGTATCGTTCGCGAGAGAAAGACGATGCAATCGTGCATCTCCATTCGACTTATTCGGTGGCGGTTTCGTGTTTGCCGGACATCGATTCGGCCAATGTGCTTCCGGCGCTAACGGCCTACTACGTGATGCGTGTCGGAACGCTACCGATGCTGCCCTACTTTCCACCAGGCGATCAAAAGCTCGCCGCCGAGGTCGAGCGTGCAGCGTTGGACGCTCGCGCCGTCTTGTTGGCCAATCACGGCCCGATCGTTGCCGCCACCGATCTTGATAAAGCAGTCTACGCGACCGAAGAACTCGAAGAAACTGCCAAACTTTACTTACTGCTTCGCGATCGCTCGCCTCGTTGCTTGACCGACGAGCAATGCCGCGATTTGCACGAACGATTTCCATCCTAA
- a CDS encoding ABC transporter permease, whose protein sequence is MLLPWEYGVRNLARRPLRTALTLVALATVVMLVFVVVGFIRGLEQSLAVSGDPDVVLVYSVNSEENIENSSIAARTPSLLVASLDGVANRFGVTCVSPELYLGTRVKTADGSGGLGLVRGVKLSAPLVRRSVQLIQGDWPEEGEVIVGRLATAKLGSTETALSVGETIEFEGRSWVISGRFAAGGSAYESEIWCQLEDFQIATKRQDLSLVAMLLSPGNSAAEVELFCKERTDLELRAIRETDYYATLQQHYKPVRVLAWFVVVLVSAAGIFAGLNMMYGAVAGRVRELATLQAIGFRRRAILISLIQEGVLLAAAGSLLSGAIALTMLNGMAVRFTMGAFTLRIDSVAILIGCGVGLMLGVLGALPPAIKALKAEVATSLKSI, encoded by the coding sequence ATGCTTCTTCCCTGGGAATACGGCGTTCGCAATCTGGCTCGGCGGCCACTGCGTACTGCATTGACACTCGTTGCTCTGGCAACGGTGGTGATGCTGGTGTTTGTCGTCGTGGGATTCATACGTGGGCTGGAACAATCGTTGGCGGTCAGCGGCGATCCCGATGTGGTGTTGGTCTACTCGGTGAACTCCGAAGAAAACATCGAAAACTCATCGATCGCCGCTCGAACCCCGTCGCTGCTGGTCGCAAGCTTGGATGGAGTCGCGAATCGATTCGGAGTGACATGCGTTTCACCGGAACTGTACCTGGGGACACGAGTCAAAACCGCCGATGGATCAGGCGGGCTGGGGTTGGTACGTGGCGTGAAGTTATCCGCGCCACTGGTCCGTCGATCGGTCCAACTAATACAAGGCGATTGGCCCGAGGAAGGGGAAGTGATCGTGGGGCGGTTGGCCACGGCAAAATTAGGCAGCACCGAGACCGCGTTAAGCGTCGGAGAAACCATCGAGTTCGAGGGGCGATCCTGGGTCATCAGCGGTCGATTCGCCGCCGGTGGTTCCGCTTACGAATCCGAGATTTGGTGCCAGCTCGAAGATTTCCAAATCGCCACCAAACGTCAAGACTTGAGCCTCGTTGCGATGCTGCTTTCCCCCGGCAATTCCGCTGCGGAAGTCGAACTGTTTTGCAAAGAACGGACCGATTTGGAACTACGCGCGATCCGCGAGACCGACTACTACGCAACGCTGCAACAACATTACAAACCGGTCCGGGTGCTGGCGTGGTTCGTTGTCGTTTTGGTTTCCGCTGCGGGAATCTTCGCGGGGCTGAACATGATGTACGGAGCCGTGGCGGGACGAGTCCGAGAATTGGCGACGTTGCAAGCGATTGGATTTCGGCGTCGCGCCATTTTAATCAGCTTGATTCAAGAAGGCGTGCTGTTGGCGGCAGCCGGATCACTGCTGTCCGGTGCCATCGCGTTGACGATGCTTAACGGAATGGCCGTGCGATTCACCATGGGAGCGTTCACGCTGCGAATCGATAGTGTCGCCATCCTGATCGGATGTGGAGTGGGTTTGATGCTAGGCGTGCTGGGCGCGTTGCCACCCGCGATCAAGGCATTGAAGGCCGAGGTCGCCACAAGTTTAAAGTCCATTTAA
- a CDS encoding cyclase family protein, whose product MRIIDLTLPITNDMPGVDSSPAKRIETHGWNATTLTLYSHCGTHMDAPCHFIDGAKTIDQQDLSVVVGPAIVVNLAPVTPKQLLTVDDLGTAANRVIPGCRLLLRTDWHKRYGTAEYRNELPRISIELARWLVDRKVGLIGVEPPSVADVNNKSEVTEVHQTLFRGGVVILEGLANLDQLTQDTVQLVALPLKVVGGDGTPVRAIAMETT is encoded by the coding sequence ATGCGAATCATTGACCTGACCTTGCCGATCACCAACGACATGCCCGGTGTCGATAGTTCGCCCGCCAAGCGAATCGAAACCCATGGCTGGAACGCCACCACGTTGACGCTGTACTCGCATTGCGGCACGCACATGGACGCACCCTGCCATTTCATCGACGGGGCGAAGACGATCGACCAACAAGACCTAAGCGTCGTCGTGGGCCCAGCAATCGTCGTCAACTTGGCACCGGTCACTCCAAAACAATTGTTGACCGTCGACGATCTTGGCACCGCTGCAAACCGAGTCATACCGGGTTGCCGGTTGCTGTTGCGAACCGATTGGCACAAACGATACGGCACCGCGGAATATCGCAACGAGCTGCCTCGTATTTCAATCGAATTGGCTCGTTGGTTGGTTGATCGCAAGGTCGGTTTGATCGGAGTTGAACCGCCGTCGGTTGCCGACGTCAACAACAAGTCCGAAGTCACCGAGGTGCATCAAACGTTGTTCCGTGGCGGCGTCGTCATCCTCGAGGGCCTGGCGAATCTAGACCAATTGACTCAAGACACCGTCCAATTGGTCGCGTTGCCACTGAAGGTTGTCGGTGGTGACGGCACGCCGGTTCGCGCGATCGCGATGGAGACGACTTGA